The genomic DNA GGCCCCACAGGCTATCGTCCTGCGCCACGGCCACTGCCGCGAGCACGCCTACGCGCAGGGCGGCCCCAAGGAGCGCAACGAGCGCGGCAGGCGCCCACAAAGAGCGCAAAGGAGACGGTGAGGTGGATGCAAAATGGCGGGCGGTAGACACGGAAGGCATCGTACCGCACCGGCGCCGTGTCTCATTGAATGAAATCTCTTGTCACATAGTGAGAAAGCCTGTAGTGTGACCGATATGACACAGCGGAATGACCTACTCCTTATCTGCCGCGGCGGGATTTCGGCCTAACACTGGCCAGCGCCCCGTCGCGGAGCCCGGCTATCCAAGCCCAGCTGGCCGTCTCCCACAGACACCGCAGAAAAGGAAACCGCACTTCATGTCCCCCACTGATTCTTTCATCAGCGCCCCGCGCGACATCACCACCCCCAACGGCCCACGCCGCGAAGGCCAGCCCGCGTGGAATAAGCAACGCGGCTCCGCCATGCCTCACGAGCGCTACCAGCCCTTTGCCGTAGAGGTAGAAGACATTGACTTGCCAGACCGCACGTGGCCCAGCAAGAAAATCACCCACGCTCCCCAGTGGTGTGCGGTGGATCTACGCGACGGCAACCAAGCGCTCATTAATCCCATGAGCCCAGAGCGCAAGCACCGCATGTTCGACCTGCTGGTCAAGATGGGCTACAAAGAAATCGAGGTCGGCTTCCCGTCTGCCTCCCAAACGGACTATAACTTCGTCCGCGAAATCATTGAGGGCAATAGAATTCCCGATGATGTGACCATCCAGGTGCTCGTCCAAGCCCGCGAGCATCTCATCCGCCGCACCTTTGAGGCCTGCGAAGGCGCCAAGAACGTCATCGTCCACTTCTATAATTCCACCTCGAAACTGCAGCGCCGCGTGGTCTTTCGCAAGGACAAGCCCGCCATTAAAAAGCTGGCCACCGATGCCGCCGAACTCATCAAATCCATTGCGGCCGACTACCCCAATACCAATTGGCGCTGGGAATACTCCCCCGAGTCCTTCACCGGGACCGAGCTGGACTTCGCCCGCGAGGTCTGCGATGACGTCGTGGCCATCATGGACCCCACCCCGGATAACCCGATGATCATCAACCTGCCGTCCACCGTGGAGATGATTTCGCCCAATATTTATGCCGATTCCATCGAGTGGATGCACCGCAACCTGGCCCGCCGCGAGGACATCCTGTTGTCCCTGCACCCGCACAATGACCGCGGCGAAGGAATCGCCGCCGCCGAGCTGGGCTTTATGGCCGGCGCGGACCGCATCGAAGGCTGCCTTTTTGGCAACGGCGAGCGCACCGGCAACGTTGACCTCATTACCCTGGGCCTGAATATGCTCACCCAGGGCGTGGACCCACAGATCGATTTTTCCGATCTGCCGCAGATTCGTGAGACCGTCGAATACTGCAACCAGCTGCGTGTGCCGGAGCGCCACCCCTACGGCGGCGAATTGGTCTTCACCGCCTTCTCTGGCTCCCACCAAGACGCCATTAACAAAGGCCTTGACGCACTGGCGGCCACCATTCGCCCCGGCGCGAAAAATACCGAGGTCTCCTGGGAAGAACTGCGCGAAGCCATTTGGGAGGTTCCCTACCTGCCCATCGATCCAAAGGACGTGGGCCGCGACTACCAGGCGGTCATCCGCGTCAATTCCCAGTCCGGCAAGGGTGGCGTTGCCTACATCATGAAGACTGACCACGGCATCAATATGCCGCGCGCCATGCAAGCGGAATTTTCCACCGTGGTGCAGGAAATCACCGACTCCGAAGGCGGCGAGGTCAATTCCAAAAACATGTGGGATATCTTTGCCACCGAGTTCTTGGACCGGGAGACTCCGCTGGCCCTAGAGTCCTTCCATATGGACAATGCCCCAACGGATGAGGAGGACGCTGCCGTGACCGCCACCGTGACATTCAATGGTGAAAAGTCCACCGTTTCCGGCACCGGCAACGGCCCTATTGCTGCTTATGCCAACGCCTTGGAGTCCCTGGGCATCGACTTCGAAGTCATGGAATATTCCCAGCAATCCCGCTCCGCCGGCGACGACGCCGAGGCCGCCTGTTATATCGCCGCGGACGTAAACCAGAACAAGGTATGGGGTGCAGGCATCGCTGGGTCCACCACGCGGGCTTCCATCAACGCAATTAACTCCGCCGTCAACCGCGCCCTAGCCTAAGGCTGCACGTCGGCGCCGGGCCGCGGCGTGGTAGAAGGGTGGGTATGCCTTCTTCTACCTACCTCATCCCCCACCGTGGCTTAGGCGCCGTGCAGGCACTGCCCATCTACGGGGCACAGACGAAGGAAAACCGGGAGTTCACCGTCACCTTGGCACCTCGTAAGGACGGCGGCTTGCAGGTGCGCACCGACTCCCCCATCGGACACATCACCAGCGCCGACCGCGCCGAGTACCCCGAGATTGATCTGCTTTTTCGCGCCGGGCTTACTCCTGCGGCCACCGCGGCACCGCAGTCCGATGGCGCCCTCTCGCTGCTCCTTCCCCGGCCGGGGCTCTGTTTGCCGGCCAATAACCCGCCGGCGGGCCCGTGGACGATGTTGGGCTACGCCCCTCCCATCGACATCACCGATCTCCCCGCTGATCTAGACATCCCTGCCCAGGCCCGCATGCACGTACTGGTCACCCTCACCCCTAGCGCCGCCGGTACCGGCGCCGATGCTTATTTGGGCCCGCGGCTGGTGGGGCGGTTGGATGAGGTGGACGTCGCCAAGCAGGGCACAACCCTGGCCCATGCCTACCATGCCCCGCGCAGCACCGGCCGCGTGCTCAGCATTTACGCGGGCCCGCCACTGCCGGAATCGCTGGAAGCCTCGCTTGCCGACGCCACCCCAACCTCCCCCGCCGCTACCGAGACCTTCGAAACCACGAGCTTCCGCGCCGTCAACGTCGATGACTCCGCACCGCGCCGCCAACAGTGGTGGCCCACCCTCATTGCCCTGCTGGTAATTGCAGCGCTTATCGCCGTACTTATTTTTATTCTGTAGAAACTTTTGGGGCAGGATAACACCCCTTTCTCGCCGGGTTGGGAAATTGGAAATCGCCCCTAGCGGTGCTTAAATGAACTGCTCCCCATTAGTTGGACTGAGAAATCAGTTACCTACTAGTGGGGAGCAGTTGTATGCATACACGTAGTTCGTTGTCGGCGGGGCAGCGGGAAGAATTGGTGGCCCTTTTCGAGCAGGGTTGTAGTTACTGGGCTGCAGCGCATCATGTCGGTGTTGGTGTTTATCCAGTTCGCGCTTTGTTTCGTCGGTTCTTGCTCCATGGCAAGCTGTGTCTTGTGGAAAAGCCTTCAAAGCAGCAGTACTCCTTCGAGATCAAAAAGGAAGTTGTCCAACGCCATCTCACTGGCGAGTCAAAGATGAGTCTTGCCCGTGAGTTTGGCCTGTCGTCAGACCAAGTGGTTGGATATTGGTCGCGGAAATGGCGCAAAGGCGGCGATGACGCCTTAAAACCGAAGCCGAAGGGCAGGCCTAAAGGTTCAGCTAAGCCGAAAGTGCTTTCTGAAGAAGATAAGCTACGTCGCGAAAACGAACGGTTGCGGGCCGAAAATGCCTACCTAAAAAAATTGCGGGACTTGAGGAATCAGGGACGCGCCTGAAAGTCCAAGCGATCGTCATCCTCAAGTCTCACCACCGCTTGGAGTACCTCCTAGAGGCAGCCGGTATGCCGCGGGCGACATTCTTCTACCACCAGAAACGACTCAGCGAGCCAGATAAGCACGCTGCGATCAAGGACGCTATCCGGGAAAGCTTCGAGGTTAACAAACATCGCTACGGCTATCGGCGAGTGTTGCTGGACCTGCGCAACAAGGGCTGGGTGGTCAACCACAAACTCGTTTACAAACTCATGCGCCAGATGGGGCTTCGGGCCAAGATCCGCCAACGCAGACCGTATATTTCCTACGCAGGAACTAAAAGTCGCATTGCTGACAACAAGCTTGACCGCAAGTTCACCCCAGACACGCCAAACACCGTCTTTGTCAGCGACGTCACCGAGTTCAGGGTCGCAGGCCGAAAAGTGTATTTGTCACCGGTGATGGACTTGTTCGACCGCTCAATCGTCGCTTACACCGTGGCTACATCGCCGACGGCAGCGTTTACCGCCGAATCCTTGACTAAGGCGATTGCAGCCTGCG from Corynebacterium tuberculostearicum includes the following:
- a CDS encoding IS3 family transposase (programmed frameshift), with amino-acid sequence MHTRSSLSAGQREELVALFEQGCSYWAAAHHVGVGVYPVRALFRRFLLHGKLCLVEKPSKQQYSFEIKKEVVQRHLTGESKMSLAREFGLSSDQVVGYWSRKWRKGGDDALKPKPKGRPKGSAKPKVLSEEDKLRRENERLRAENAYPKKIAGLEESGTRLKVQAIVILKSHHRLEYLLEAAGMPRATFFYHQKRLSEPDKHAAIKDAIRESFEVNKHRYGYRRVLLDLRNKGWVVNHKLVYKLMRQMGLRAKIRQRRPYISYAGTKSRIADNKLDRKFTPDTPNTVFVSDVTEFRVAGRKVYLSPVMDLFDRSIVAYTVATSPTAAFTAESLTKAIAACAPKPGWMMHTDQGFQYQHSSWRNLISDNGGVQSMSRKANCYDNAVMENFFGHLKTEMYHGEVFDTVEDFNQAIEDYIQWYNTERIQQRLKGLTPMHYRNQALESLTA
- the leuA gene encoding 2-isopropylmalate synthase, producing MSPTDSFISAPRDITTPNGPRREGQPAWNKQRGSAMPHERYQPFAVEVEDIDLPDRTWPSKKITHAPQWCAVDLRDGNQALINPMSPERKHRMFDLLVKMGYKEIEVGFPSASQTDYNFVREIIEGNRIPDDVTIQVLVQAREHLIRRTFEACEGAKNVIVHFYNSTSKLQRRVVFRKDKPAIKKLATDAAELIKSIAADYPNTNWRWEYSPESFTGTELDFAREVCDDVVAIMDPTPDNPMIINLPSTVEMISPNIYADSIEWMHRNLARREDILLSLHPHNDRGEGIAAAELGFMAGADRIEGCLFGNGERTGNVDLITLGLNMLTQGVDPQIDFSDLPQIRETVEYCNQLRVPERHPYGGELVFTAFSGSHQDAINKGLDALAATIRPGAKNTEVSWEELREAIWEVPYLPIDPKDVGRDYQAVIRVNSQSGKGGVAYIMKTDHGINMPRAMQAEFSTVVQEITDSEGGEVNSKNMWDIFATEFLDRETPLALESFHMDNAPTDEEDAAVTATVTFNGEKSTVSGTGNGPIAAYANALESLGIDFEVMEYSQQSRSAGDDAEAACYIAADVNQNKVWGAGIAGSTTRASINAINSAVNRALA